A part of Caretta caretta isolate rCarCar2 chromosome 1, rCarCar1.hap1, whole genome shotgun sequence genomic DNA contains:
- the LOC125620681 gene encoding small ribosomal subunit protein eS12-like produces MAEEGIAAGGVMDVNTALQEVLKTALIHDGLARGIPEAAKALDKRQAQLCVLASNCDQPMYVKLVEALCAEHQINLIKVDDNKKLGEWVGLRKIDREGKPLKVVGCSCVVVRDYGKESQAKDVMEEYFKCKK; encoded by the coding sequence ATGGCCGAGGAAGGCATTGCTGCTGGAGGTGTAATGGATGTTAACACCGCGCTGCAAGAAGTGCTGAAGACTGCACTCATCCACGATGGCTTAGCTCGTGGTATTCCTGAAGCTGCCAAAGCCTTGGACAAACGCCAAGCCCAACTTTGTGTTCTTGCTTCAAACTGCGACCAACCCATGTACGTAAAGTTGGTTGAAGCCCTTTGTGCAGAACACCAGATCAACTTGATAAAAGTTGATGACAACAAGAAACTGGGTGAGTGGGTAGGTCTCCGCAAAATCGACAGAGAAGGAAAACCCCTCAAAGTagtgggctgcagctgtgtggttGTCAGAGACTATGGCAAGGAATCTCAGGCCAAAGATGTCATGGAAGAATACTTCAAGTGcaagaaatga